A stretch of DNA from Maridesulfovibrio sp.:
CCCAGCCGTCCGCACGCCTGACCAGGGAAAAACAGTCTTTCTGCGGCAGACACACGTCCACCCGGTCAACCCGGGAGGTATCCACAACAGGCCATACAGGTTCTGCCTGCTCTACCTGCTTATCAGGCGAGTTCAAAAAAAAGGCTCCGCAGAGAATGGAAACAAGAGCCAGAAAAATAAAGAACCTTTTCAGCACAGACAGCACCCTGGAATTTGTAGACTCGCAACATTATTCAGCAATGGAGCAATTTACCAAAATAAACGCCATAAGCTTGCATGTCAACCTTTTTTAAGGCAGTATACCCCGTCTTCGGGGTCGGATATTACTCCTGCCCATATTAATCAATACTTATCTAAAATATTAACCCGATTTTTTCCATAATTAAATGGATCGGGGCGGAGTAGGATTTATGGCAAAATGGGGTAAGCTCAGTTTCGCCCAGAAAAAATGCGTTTCCACCACCGGCATGCTCATGCAGAAAACGGAAATGGTCCAAAGCGGTTCGCGAGTAGGAATTGCAGTATCAGGCGGAGTGGACAGTTTTGTCCTGATAAGAACCATGCTCATAAGGCAGGCCATCATGCCTTTCGACATTGAACTGATGGTCCTGCACGTAAACCCCGGATTCGAACCTGAAAGCCACCTGCCGCTGGCGGACTGGTGCAGGCAGAACGGAGTGGCATCCCATATTGAACTGACCGATTACGGACCGCGTGCCCACGGACCGGAAAACCGCAAAAAGTCGGCCTGCTTTTACTGCAGCAGACTGCGGCGCAAAAGGCTTTTCGAACTTTGCGCCCAGTATTCTCTTTCGCACCTTGCTCTGGGGCACACTGCAGATGATCTGGTTACTACATTTCATATGAACATGATTCAGAACGGCAGAATAGACGGCCTTTCGGCCTGCGAGCCTTTCTTCGGAGGAGAACTCCAGGTAATCCGCCCCGCTCTGATGCTGGAAAAAAAATACATCAAAGCAGCGGCAAGACAGTGGGAGCTTCCTGTATGGGCCAACAGATGCCCATCCAACAGCAACACGAAACGCAGCGAAATAAACGACTGGCTTGAGGAGGAATGGAAAAAATTCCCCGGTGCAAGAAACAATACTTTCAATGCATTGAAACGCTGGCAACTTGACTTAAATACAAAAACGACATAAAAATCTACAAATTTATAAAGCCAGTTACTCTGAAACTTTCATAAACTTCATGACAACCTGGGCTGACCTAAAATTATGCTGCTAAAAAAATATCATGTAGTCATCTTCAAAAACCCCTGCGATAACGCCCGTAAATTTCAACTCCGCGGATGGATATTTTTCTTCATCTTCGCGTTGGTGGCAGGCCTTGTAGGCGGGAACGTATTCCTCTGGAAATACTACGAAAATTATTCCAGTCTTGAAACAAACCTGGCAAGAGCGGAAAAAGCGGTACAGGAGCAGAAAGCACAGCTGCTGTCCCTTTCCCAGAAAATGCAGAATATTTCGCAGGATCTCGACCGGGTAAGAAACTTCGATTCCAAGCTGCGGGTCATGATCAATCTGGATCAGGGCAATGTCCAGAGTGTAGCCCCCAAAGGCGGTTCCACAGGAGCGGATTTCTCAAAAGACTATCTGCCCCTCTACAGACAGGAACTGCTTGTCCGCAAAATGCATGATTTCCTTACTCAGCTGAGTACCGAAGCAAAACTTGAAGAAGTCAGGCAGCAGGAAATCATACACTCGATGCGCTCCAAACAGGATGCGCTGGACGCCACCCCCTCAATCTGGCCGGCTGAAGGCTGGGTAACCTCTCCGTTCGGCTGGAGAAGCTCTCCGTTTACAGGGAAACGCGAATACCACAAGGGTATAGATATTTCGTGTCCGTTGGGAACACCTATTTACGCCCCCGCACAAGGGACAGTTTCTTTTGTCGGAACTCAGGGCGGCTACGGCAAAATGGTTAAAATCAGCCATGGAGCCAACATATCCACCCGCTACGCACATATGAAACAGCAGATGGTCAAGACCGGACAGGAAGTAACCCGCGGTGAACTTATCGGCTATGCGGGTAATACCGGCCGCTCGACCGGTCCTCACGTGCACTACGAAGTCAGACTGGGCAATGTACCGGTCAACCCCATGCGCTACATACTTAACTGAGTTGATGCAGATATGACTTTCAAGGCCCGCCGGAATGACATCCAGCGGGCCTTTTTGATGCCCCTACTCCTGCAAAAAAAGCCTTGAAAAGCGCTTCACATAATTACCCGAAAGACAGACACAAAAAAGTTTCGCATGATGCTCCACTTACCGGGATAAACCACATTCCACTATAATTCGAAGGAGCTGCATTACAGCCGGGCCTGTAAACCTTTGCTCTATGCACGGCTTGATGGTAGAACTCTCTGAAGTACGGGAACTGTTTTTGCAAGCGTTTCCGTTAAAGAGGAAAGCATGAATCTATTTAATTTCAATCCCGGTGACCTGATGAGCTTCTACCTCACCCTTTTTCGGGTGAGCATCGTGCTTTTCCTGCTCCCTTTTTTCGGCGGACAATCCATCCCCACAATGGTAAAAGCTGCCTTAACCATTGTGGTAACCGTTGCCATATGGCCCTATGTACATGTTGACGGAGCACTCATGCCTTCGAGTCCGTGGAATATTGCCATAATGATTCTTGGCGAGATGGTACTGGGACTGGTACTGGGAATATCTGTCAATGTCATGTTTTCGGCGATCCAGACCGGCGGCAACTTTATAGGTGTGCAGATGGGTTTTTCCATGGTCAACGTGCTTGACCCGCTGACCGGGACAAACGAAGCCGTTACCGCCCACTTTTTATACATGACAGCCCTGCTGGTGTTCCTTTCCCTTAACGGGCACCTCTACCTTCTCTCAGCCATGGTGGAGAGCTTCAAATATATACCTCCGGGACAACTTTTCATCTCGTCTAAGCTCACTGCCCAGATCATGACCATTTCAAAAGACCTGTTTGTGCTGGCTGTAAAGGTGGCCTCGCCAATAATCGCCTCCATATTCGTTGTTGACCTGTCGCTGGCGCTCATCAGCAAAATGGCACCGCAGATGAACGTGCTCATGCTTGGTTTTCCGCTCAAGATCATGGTCGGATTCTTTTTCCTTAGCCTGGTGTTCACCGTCCTTGCGCTATACGTCGGCGACTACGTGGTGGGGCTTCCATCGCTGCTGCTCAACATCCTCAAAGCCGGTTCACCGCCGGACCTGATGCTCGGAAACTAGGGAGGTCGACAGATGTCGAAAGACCCCAGTAAAACCGAGAAGGCGACCCCCAAGCGAATAAAAAAAGCCAGAAAAGACGGGAGTGTCGCCAAGGGAGAGGAAATGGGCAAGATAATGACCCTTATCGCCGGAGTATTCGGCTTAAGGGCTCTTGTCGACATGTACTATAATCAGTTTTATGAAATATTCAGGTGGTTCCTGACCAAGGGAATCTTTACGGAACTGGACAAAAACTCCGTATACACACTTTTTATATGGTGCTCCCAAAAACTTGCCATACTCCTGCTTCCCCTTTTTCTCTTCATAGCTTTTATCGCTTTCCTGGTGTTGCGACTGCAGGTGGGCAAGCTGTGGACCACAAAAGTATTCGAACCGAAATTTTCCAAAATGTTCAACCTGATGGCCGGCGTCAAAAGGTTGCTGTTCGACATAAAGACCCTTATTAGAATGGGCAAAAGTATCCTTATGGCCGTGATTGTGGCAATTGCTCCTTACATTGTCATCAAGCAGGAACTCCCCAATATAATCCCTCTTTTTTACTCCGATGCCCACCAACTGGCCATATTCATACTGCGTGTCGGCTATAAAATGATCACCTACGCCATGATTCCCATGATCGTTCTGGCAATAGCAGACCTCTGGTACCAGCGCTGGAACTATCAGGAAGAAATGAAAATGACCAAGGACGAGATCAAGGACGAACGCAAACAGGCGGAAGGCGACCCGCAGATCAAAGCCCAGCAGAAACAGAAAATGATGGCTGTTCTCCAGCAGCGCATGATGGCGGATGTTCCCAAGGCGGACGTGATCATAACCAACCCCACCCACTATGCCATAGCCCTGCGCTACGACGCCATGCAGGCCCCTGCTCCGCAGGTTCTGGCCAAAGGCATGAACAAGGTTGCGGAACGCATCAAGGAAGTGGCACGCGAAAACAATATCCCCATCCGCGAAAACAAGCCGTTGGCACAGGCCTTGTATAAACAGGTTGAGATCGGTGACATAATCCCGGAAGAACTGTACCAGGCTGTAGCTGCCATTCTTGCGAAACTGAACAAATTCTCACGCAAAAAAAGATAGTTACAGAAAAACTTCCGGATTCAGAATTCACCCAATCTAAAGAAATAAAGGGGTGTCAAAATCATGGCCGGAGCCAATTCCAAGACCATCAATGTAAATTACGAGAGATTTGCCAAGCAGGGAGACATTCTTCTTGCGGCCGGCGTTGTAGTAATTCTCTTCGTCATGCTGATCCCGCTGCCTACACTGTTCATAGACTTCATGCTCAGTGTCAGTATTTCACTGGGACTGGTGATTCTGGTCACATCCATGTTCATGCAGTCTCCCCTTGAATTTTCCATATTTCCATCACTGCTGCTGGTAACCACCCTGCTGCGCCTGGCCCTTAACGTGGCAACTACACGTGCCATCCTCCTGCACGGGGATGAAGGTACATCCGCAGCCGGTTCGGTTATCCAGAGCTTCGGTGAATTCGTTGTCGGCGGTAACTACCTCGTCGGTATCGTAATCTTCATGATCCTGTTCATTCTGAACAAAACGGTTATCGTTGCCGGTACAACACGTATTGCAGAAGTCGCAGCACGATTCACTCTTGACGCCATGCCCGGTAAGCAGATGGCGATTGAAGCCGACCTGAACGCCGGACTCATCGATGAAGATGAAGCCAAGGACCAGCGCACCAACCTGCGTCGTGAAGCAGACTTCTACGGAGCCATGGACGGTGCCGGCAAGTTCGTTCAGGGGGACGTAAGCGCCGGCATGATCATTACCGGCATCAACATTATCGGCGGAATCCTGATCGGTATGCTCCAGAAAGGCATGGCCTGGCAGGACGCAGCCGAAACCTACACCCTGCTGACCATCGGTGACGGTCTTGTTTCGACCATCCCTTCACTGATCATTTCAACGTCCGCCGGTATCATAGTTTCCAGAGCAGCTGCCGAAGCCAAGATGGGTGAAGAATTCATCGGACAGCTGACCTTCCATTCCAGAGCACTCAAACTCGTATCAATCATTCTTCTCATCTTCGGGATTGTTCCGGGCATGCCCACCATCCCGTTCCTCTGCCTCTCCGGGCTGGTATTCGGAGTCTCCCGCATAGGACGCGATACTGCTGCCGAACAGCAGAAGCAGGAAGAAAAGGCCCTGAAAGCCAAGGAAGAAGCTCCGTCTCTGGACAGCCCCGAAGAAGTTCAGGCCCTGCTGCCTCTGGATCAGCTGGAACTCGAAGTCGGCTACGGACTCATTCCGCTGGTGGACGAGGAACAGAGCGGCAACCTGCTCTCACGGATACGCTCCATCAGGCGTCAGTTCGCACTGGATATGGGTGTCATTATTCCGTCACTGCATCTGCGCGACAACCTGCAACTCAAGCCCGGCGAATACCGTGTACTGGTAAAAGGAAACGTGATGGCTTCTGCGGAAATCCTCATCGACCACCAGCTCGCCATGGATCCGGGAGATGCAAAACACCGCATCAAGGGTATCGAAACAGTCGAACCGGCTTTCAACCTTCCGGCCGTATGGATTCCGGACAGCCAGAAGGAAGAAGCCATGCTCGCGGGCTACACGGTCGTCGACCCCTCGACCGTTATCGCCACGCACCTGACCGAAGTATTTCGCCGCAATCTTGGAGAATTCCTCGGAAGACAGGAAACACAGGAACTGCTGGACAACCTTTCCAAGCGTGCTCCCAAGGCTGTTGAGGATCTGGTACCCAACATCCTTTCACTGGGAACGGTTCAGAAGGTACTGCAGAACCTCGTACGCGAGAACGTATCCATACGCGACCTGCTGACCATCGTTGAAGCACTGGCCGACTACGGCCCGTCCATCCACGATCCGGTTCAGCTGACCGAGTACGTACGCTCACACATGAGCAGGACCATCATCAAGCCCTACCTGGCAAGTGACGGCAGCCTGCCCATACTGACCTTCGGCCCGAATGCTGACAACCAGCTCACCGAGGCCCTCAGAGCATCGGAAGGCGGATCATTCCTGGCCCTCAACCCCGGAACGGCTCAGCAGATAATTCAGAGCATAAACGCTGCGGCCGAGAATGTACTGAATACTGACGGTCAACCGGTCATACTCTGCGCTCCCCAGCTGCGAAGCCACCTGGCACAACTGTTGGTACGCTTCTTGCCTACCGTACCAGTAATATCGCAGGCCGAGATTCCAGCAAGCGTAAGAATCATGTCTGCGGGAACAGTGGAGATCTAACCCAGTAGGTATCTGGAAAGGTTGTTATTATGCGGGTAAAAACATTCAGGGGAAAGAGCACGGCGGCAGTCTTCGCCGAGATCAAGGCCGAATTCGGTGACGATGCCGTAATCCTCAGTAACAAGACCACCGAGGAAAACGGACGCAGAATCCATGAAATCATGGTCGGCGTGGACAAACCGGAATCCGAGGTCAAAACCGGGGATACCCGAGACGAAGTCATTGATGCCGCCATGGACAGTATCCCCGACTGGAACCGGGAGTGGAATCAGATCAAGGGACACATGATGGCCCTGCTGAAACCGCAAATGAACATGAATCTCCTCGCTCCCCGCCAGCGTCTTGCACTTGAATACCTTGAAAGGGAAGGAGTGGACAACAAGGTGATACTGGACCTGTTCCAGCAACTGCGCGGGAACAAATCCAAAGCCATTCTTCCCGAACTTGAAAAGATCGCCCCGGTCCGCCCTCTGGACGGCAATTTGTGGAAAGAGAAATTTCACGCCCTGGCAGGACCGCACGGAGCCGGAAAGACTTCAACTATAATCCGCCTTGCCCTCAAGGAAAAAAGGGAGAACCCGACAGCCCGCATCTGTCTTGCCTCCGCCGATCAGGGGCAGGGAAAGGGACGACTGGTACTGCGTCATTATGCCGACCTTTCCGGACTGGATTTCAGGGAACTGGGCACCAGAGAGGATTTTGCAAGGCTGATCGGCGAAAGCCGGAATTTTGACAGGGTGTTTATAGACCTCCCCGGACTTGCCGCGAACGCAGAACTGGATGGCTGGCTCTCGGCATGCGGGATAAACGGACCCTGCGATCTGGCGGTGCACCTGGTCCTCAATCCCTACTATTCACAGGCGCAATACTGTGCGTTTCTTAAAAAATACAAATCGGCAAAGCTGAAAAGCCTTATATGGACCAAGCTGGACGAGGCCTGCAATTACGGAGCACTGGTCAACACCGCATATGAAAGCGGTCTTCCGGTTTCACTGCTTTCCTACGGGTCCACCCTTAGAAACAGCATGAAACCGGCCTGCGAAAAAGATTTCTGGAGGCTTGTTTTCAAACATCAGCTTCCCTGCTCCGATCAGGAAGTTCTGGCCAGGGCGGTATGACCCGTATACGGCTTGTTTAAACAGTTTTAAATATAAATTATGGCTCATTACTCGTTGCATAAATGTCGCTGTCAACGTAAACAGTAGAGATAAATAAACAGGTGATCCAAATGAATTCCAATCTTCCCATGGTATTTTCAGTAACCTCCGGCAAGGGGGGCGTAGGCAAGACCAACATATCCGTTAACCTGGCCTGCAATCTCAGCCGCATGGGCAAAAAAGTAGTGCTGCTGGACGCGGACCTGGGACTGGCCAACGTAGATGTTCTTCTGGGCATAGCCCCGAAGCACAACCTGTTTCATCTGTTCCACGAAGGGACCGGAATCAGGGAAGTGCTGTACAGGACAGAATACGGATTCGATATTCTTCCCGCTTCGTCCGGAGTGAGTGACATGGTTTCACTGGATACAGGTCAGAAGCTGGAACTGCTGGAAGCAATGGACCACCTGGACGAGGAAATTGATTACCTGATTGTCGACACCGGCGCGGGAATCAATGACAACGTTCTTTATTTCAACCTGGCGGTACAGGAAAGGCTGCTGGTACTCACCCCAGAGCCGACTTCTCTGACCGACGCCTACGCGCTGATCAAGGTCATGAAGCTGCATCACGGAGTTGACAGGTTCAAGGTTATGGTCAATATGGCGCCTGACATGAAATCGGCAAAGGAAGTTTTCAAGAAACTCTACATGGCCTGCGATCATTTTCTGAGCGGAGTCTCGTTGGACCTGGTCGGAGTCATTCCCCGTGATCCCAACATGAGGAAAGCTGTAATAAAACAGACTCCTCTGTGCACGATAGCTCCGTCGAGCCCGGCATGTATTCAGATTGCAGAAGCGGCCAAAAAAATAACCAAATGGAAAGCGACGTCCGAGCTAGATGGAAATATCAAGTTCTTCTGGAAAAAGCTTCTCTTCCAGGAACAGTCCGTGGCTTGACCTTGAGTCAGGGGCTACCGATTGGGAAGATTTTTCACCCGCAGATCAGGAAGCTATTGTACGGCATTACTCACCGAAAATCCGTATCATAGCTCTCCGAATGAAAAGCAAGCTGCCGCAGAATGTGGAGCTTGGAGAGTTGATCAGTGCCGGAAGTCTGGGGCTTGTAGAGTCGCTTGGCAAATTCAGACCCGATCTGAATATAAAATTCGAGACGTATGCTGAAAGCCGGGTAAAAGGAGCCATGCTTGACGAGCTCCGGCGCATGGACTGGTTTTCACGAGGCCTGCGCCAGCGGGTCAAGACCATCGAGAGCTGCATAAGGGATCTGGAGCACGAAACAGGACAGACCCCGACAAGCGAACAGATTGAGGAGGCCTCGGGACTTTCGGCAAAGGAAGTCCAGCAGGGACTTGAGGCTCTCCAGAACCAGCTCTGTGTCAATCTCGACGCCTTCAATGACAATATTCCCAGCAATAAAGACACCGCCATGGACGATGAGCCTTTCCAGTCCGCACTGTTCAAGGAAACAGTGGACAAGGTGGCTGATCTGATTGATAATTTGACGCCAAGGGAAAAACTGGTATTATCGCTCTATTACGGTGAGGAACTGAATATGAAGGAGACCTCGGAAGTAATGGAGATAACTGAGGGCAGGGTTTCCCAGCTACACTCGCAGGCACTAAAAAAATTGAGACAAATGTTCCAGGATAAATACAATTCGGAACCTTAAGGAGAAATAAATGGCCATTGATTACTCTATGAAAGTTCTTGTTGTGGATGACTTCGCAACCATGCGTCGTATTATCAAAAACATCCTCCGCCAGATTGGCTTCACAAACATAGTGGAAGCCGATGACGGAACAACAGCATGGGAAGCTCTCAACAAGGACGACAGTATTCAGTTCATCGTTTCCGACTGGAACATGCCCCAGATGACCGGAATTGAACTTCTGCGCAAAGTAAGGGCCAGCGAAGAATTTGCGGACATCCCTTTCCTCATGGTCACCGCTGAAGCACAGCAGGAAAACATCATTGAGGCAGTTCAGGCCAAGGTTTCAAACTACATTGTAAAACCGTTCACACCTGACACTCTCGGCCAGAAAATCAACAAAATTTTCGAATAGAGTATGAAAACCGGGTGGGCACCTCCATATGCCTGCCCGGTTTTTCAGACGTATACATAATCAAACTTCACAGGCCGGAAACAGCTCAGGCGGCACAATGTCACAGGGTTGAATGAATGATCTTCCTCGCGGTAAGCGATAACGATGATTCCGGGGAAGAAATAACTTCTTCGGCAGCAGCGAACAAGGCAACCCAGAAGGTTGAGCTGGACCTTGATGACGCCCCATTTCTGGAAGACGAAGACGAAGAGGAGGAAATTCCGGAAGAAGAACCGGAAGAACTCCCGCAGCTC
This window harbors:
- a CDS encoding tRNA 2-thiocytidine biosynthesis TtcA family protein, encoding MAKWGKLSFAQKKCVSTTGMLMQKTEMVQSGSRVGIAVSGGVDSFVLIRTMLIRQAIMPFDIELMVLHVNPGFEPESHLPLADWCRQNGVASHIELTDYGPRAHGPENRKKSACFYCSRLRRKRLFELCAQYSLSHLALGHTADDLVTTFHMNMIQNGRIDGLSACEPFFGGELQVIRPALMLEKKYIKAAARQWELPVWANRCPSNSNTKRSEINDWLEEEWKKFPGARNNTFNALKRWQLDLNTKTT
- a CDS encoding M23 family metallopeptidase — protein: MLLKKYHVVIFKNPCDNARKFQLRGWIFFFIFALVAGLVGGNVFLWKYYENYSSLETNLARAEKAVQEQKAQLLSLSQKMQNISQDLDRVRNFDSKLRVMINLDQGNVQSVAPKGGSTGADFSKDYLPLYRQELLVRKMHDFLTQLSTEAKLEEVRQQEIIHSMRSKQDALDATPSIWPAEGWVTSPFGWRSSPFTGKREYHKGIDISCPLGTPIYAPAQGTVSFVGTQGGYGKMVKISHGANISTRYAHMKQQMVKTGQEVTRGELIGYAGNTGRSTGPHVHYEVRLGNVPVNPMRYILN
- the fliR gene encoding flagellar biosynthetic protein FliR, which translates into the protein MNLFNFNPGDLMSFYLTLFRVSIVLFLLPFFGGQSIPTMVKAALTIVVTVAIWPYVHVDGALMPSSPWNIAIMILGEMVLGLVLGISVNVMFSAIQTGGNFIGVQMGFSMVNVLDPLTGTNEAVTAHFLYMTALLVFLSLNGHLYLLSAMVESFKYIPPGQLFISSKLTAQIMTISKDLFVLAVKVASPIIASIFVVDLSLALISKMAPQMNVLMLGFPLKIMVGFFFLSLVFTVLALYVGDYVVGLPSLLLNILKAGSPPDLMLGN
- the flhB gene encoding flagellar biosynthesis protein FlhB — protein: MSKDPSKTEKATPKRIKKARKDGSVAKGEEMGKIMTLIAGVFGLRALVDMYYNQFYEIFRWFLTKGIFTELDKNSVYTLFIWCSQKLAILLLPLFLFIAFIAFLVLRLQVGKLWTTKVFEPKFSKMFNLMAGVKRLLFDIKTLIRMGKSILMAVIVAIAPYIVIKQELPNIIPLFYSDAHQLAIFILRVGYKMITYAMIPMIVLAIADLWYQRWNYQEEMKMTKDEIKDERKQAEGDPQIKAQQKQKMMAVLQQRMMADVPKADVIITNPTHYAIALRYDAMQAPAPQVLAKGMNKVAERIKEVARENNIPIRENKPLAQALYKQVEIGDIIPEELYQAVAAILAKLNKFSRKKR
- the flhA gene encoding flagellar biosynthesis protein FlhA, translating into MAGANSKTINVNYERFAKQGDILLAAGVVVILFVMLIPLPTLFIDFMLSVSISLGLVILVTSMFMQSPLEFSIFPSLLLVTTLLRLALNVATTRAILLHGDEGTSAAGSVIQSFGEFVVGGNYLVGIVIFMILFILNKTVIVAGTTRIAEVAARFTLDAMPGKQMAIEADLNAGLIDEDEAKDQRTNLRREADFYGAMDGAGKFVQGDVSAGMIITGINIIGGILIGMLQKGMAWQDAAETYTLLTIGDGLVSTIPSLIISTSAGIIVSRAAAEAKMGEEFIGQLTFHSRALKLVSIILLIFGIVPGMPTIPFLCLSGLVFGVSRIGRDTAAEQQKQEEKALKAKEEAPSLDSPEEVQALLPLDQLELEVGYGLIPLVDEEQSGNLLSRIRSIRRQFALDMGVIIPSLHLRDNLQLKPGEYRVLVKGNVMASAEILIDHQLAMDPGDAKHRIKGIETVEPAFNLPAVWIPDSQKEEAMLAGYTVVDPSTVIATHLTEVFRRNLGEFLGRQETQELLDNLSKRAPKAVEDLVPNILSLGTVQKVLQNLVRENVSIRDLLTIVEALADYGPSIHDPVQLTEYVRSHMSRTIIKPYLASDGSLPILTFGPNADNQLTEALRASEGGSFLALNPGTAQQIIQSINAAAENVLNTDGQPVILCAPQLRSHLAQLLVRFLPTVPVISQAEIPASVRIMSAGTVEI
- a CDS encoding flagellar biosynthesis protein FlhF, producing MRVKTFRGKSTAAVFAEIKAEFGDDAVILSNKTTEENGRRIHEIMVGVDKPESEVKTGDTRDEVIDAAMDSIPDWNREWNQIKGHMMALLKPQMNMNLLAPRQRLALEYLEREGVDNKVILDLFQQLRGNKSKAILPELEKIAPVRPLDGNLWKEKFHALAGPHGAGKTSTIIRLALKEKRENPTARICLASADQGQGKGRLVLRHYADLSGLDFRELGTREDFARLIGESRNFDRVFIDLPGLAANAELDGWLSACGINGPCDLAVHLVLNPYYSQAQYCAFLKKYKSAKLKSLIWTKLDEACNYGALVNTAYESGLPVSLLSYGSTLRNSMKPACEKDFWRLVFKHQLPCSDQEVLARAV
- a CDS encoding MinD/ParA family protein, producing MNSNLPMVFSVTSGKGGVGKTNISVNLACNLSRMGKKVVLLDADLGLANVDVLLGIAPKHNLFHLFHEGTGIREVLYRTEYGFDILPASSGVSDMVSLDTGQKLELLEAMDHLDEEIDYLIVDTGAGINDNVLYFNLAVQERLLVLTPEPTSLTDAYALIKVMKLHHGVDRFKVMVNMAPDMKSAKEVFKKLYMACDHFLSGVSLDLVGVIPRDPNMRKAVIKQTPLCTIAPSSPACIQIAEAAKKITKWKATSELDGNIKFFWKKLLFQEQSVA
- a CDS encoding FliA/WhiG family RNA polymerase sigma factor; this encodes MEISSSSGKSFSSRNSPWLDLESGATDWEDFSPADQEAIVRHYSPKIRIIALRMKSKLPQNVELGELISAGSLGLVESLGKFRPDLNIKFETYAESRVKGAMLDELRRMDWFSRGLRQRVKTIESCIRDLEHETGQTPTSEQIEEASGLSAKEVQQGLEALQNQLCVNLDAFNDNIPSNKDTAMDDEPFQSALFKETVDKVADLIDNLTPREKLVLSLYYGEELNMKETSEVMEITEGRVSQLHSQALKKLRQMFQDKYNSEP
- a CDS encoding chemotaxis response regulator CheY translates to MAIDYSMKVLVVDDFATMRRIIKNILRQIGFTNIVEADDGTTAWEALNKDDSIQFIVSDWNMPQMTGIELLRKVRASEEFADIPFLMVTAEAQQENIIEAVQAKVSNYIVKPFTPDTLGQKINKIFE